A stretch of Fibrobacter sp. DNA encodes these proteins:
- the leuB gene encoding 3-isopropylmalate dehydrogenase: MSKNYKIAVLPGDGIGPEVMKEAVRVLDVVSKKFGFDVNAEWANVGGAAYDESGSPLPESTLKLGEASDCILFGSVGGPKWEHLPPNLQPERGALLPLRKHFKLFCNLRPARVYKELAGACPLRSDIVGDGFNILTVRELTGDVYFGQPKGREGVPGSKEEIGFDTMKYSRYEVERIARFAFDAAMLRNKKVASIDKANVLTTSVLWREVVNEVIKDYPELTLEHLYVDNAAMQLLKRPRDFDVMLCPNLFGDILTDECAMLTGSMGLLPSASIAEGSFGLYEPAGGSAPDIAGKGIANPLAQILSTALMLRYTFKEEEAARAIEAACEKVISQGYRTGDIYQEGCTKVGTTGMGDAIIAALK; this comes from the coding sequence ATGAGCAAGAATTACAAGATTGCAGTTCTCCCGGGCGACGGTATCGGTCCGGAAGTGATGAAGGAAGCTGTCCGCGTTCTGGACGTTGTTTCCAAGAAGTTCGGTTTCGACGTGAACGCAGAATGGGCCAACGTCGGTGGCGCTGCTTACGACGAAAGCGGTTCTCCACTGCCGGAATCCACCCTCAAGCTGGGTGAAGCTTCTGACTGTATTCTTTTCGGTTCTGTGGGCGGCCCCAAGTGGGAACACCTTCCTCCTAACCTGCAGCCGGAACGCGGTGCTCTCCTCCCGCTCCGTAAGCACTTCAAGCTTTTCTGCAACCTCCGCCCGGCTCGCGTCTATAAGGAACTTGCTGGTGCTTGCCCGCTCCGCTCCGACATCGTCGGCGACGGCTTCAATATCCTCACCGTCCGCGAACTGACTGGTGACGTTTACTTCGGTCAGCCCAAGGGCCGCGAAGGCGTTCCGGGCTCCAAGGAAGAAATCGGTTTCGACACCATGAAGTACAGCCGCTACGAAGTGGAACGCATCGCTCGCTTCGCTTTCGACGCTGCCATGCTCCGCAACAAGAAGGTTGCCTCCATCGACAAGGCTAACGTTCTGACCACTTCCGTTCTGTGGCGCGAAGTTGTGAACGAAGTCATCAAGGATTATCCGGAACTGACTCTCGAACACCTCTACGTGGACAACGCTGCTATGCAGCTCCTGAAGCGCCCCCGCGACTTCGACGTGATGCTCTGTCCGAACCTGTTCGGCGACATCCTGACCGACGAATGCGCAATGCTCACCGGTTCCATGGGTCTCCTCCCCTCCGCTTCTATTGCTGAAGGTTCCTTCGGTCTCTATGAACCGGCAGGTGGTTCCGCTCCGGACATCGCAGGCAAGGGCATCGCTAACCCGTTGGCACAGATCCTCTCCACCGCTTTGATGCTGCGCTACACCTTCAAGGAAGAAGAAGCTGCTCGCGCAATCGAAGCTGCTTGCGAAAAGGTAATTTCTCAGGGCTACCGCACTGGCGACATCTACCAGGAAGGCTGCACTAAGGTTGGTACCACCGGCATGGGCGACGCTATCATTGCTGCGCTTAAGTAA
- a CDS encoding CotH kinase family protein: protein MIGMFWRWVVVFVWCGLMIACGENSASPENIANPENVASPENIATPENVTSPETGDETTFEESSSSVSAPLPNNGIPYIRITVPDSVALNDTTENGEAIYSEAVIEIAGNGLYGDVKAAGKVRYRGNSTRLWYPKKPYRIKFNEKVEVLGLAANKDWVLLANYRDQSKFMNAVVFDMARNMGNFKFVNANRFVEVEVNGDYKGIYQLTEQIEQAASRVNIDKATGVLFNMDKDDGPELNTWEHNNFWSSVYKLPLAVKYPKDVTATALESIQADFSKVEQAVADGDFATFSALMDVATFMDYLIIQEVTRNVELEAPRSTYLYKESAEGKYAFGPIWDYDGGFGYSWNEETFEYFGENSWILSSGNPSKSPFNCVAENMGMWGGCNTANNGAGGRGGMGGFGGFAPGGSAAAWDGYGESGFFTNMFRNEEFLAAYKARWNELKDVLYDYATANLDSYLALCKNALENDAARWQPKRSYVVDVVALKSWLQKRIADYTSVVATY, encoded by the coding sequence ATGATCGGGATGTTTTGGCGTTGGGTGGTTGTTTTTGTATGGTGTGGCTTGATGATTGCTTGTGGAGAAAACTCCGCAAGTCCAGAAAATATTGCAAACCCTGAAAATGTTGCAAGTCCAGAAAATATTGCAACCCCCGAAAATGTTACAAGTCCAGAGACTGGTGATGAAACGACTTTTGAGGAAAGCTCCAGTTCTGTGTCTGCCCCCCTGCCGAATAACGGCATTCCTTATATTCGCATTACAGTTCCCGATAGTGTCGCACTAAATGATACAACGGAAAATGGCGAGGCAATTTATAGTGAGGCTGTTATTGAGATTGCGGGAAATGGCTTGTATGGGGATGTGAAGGCTGCGGGGAAGGTGCGCTACCGCGGAAATTCTACTCGCCTGTGGTATCCTAAGAAACCGTACCGCATCAAGTTTAATGAGAAGGTGGAAGTACTGGGCCTCGCCGCAAATAAGGACTGGGTGTTGCTGGCCAATTACCGCGATCAGAGCAAGTTCATGAACGCAGTTGTTTTCGACATGGCCCGCAACATGGGAAACTTCAAGTTCGTGAATGCCAACCGTTTTGTAGAAGTAGAAGTGAATGGGGATTACAAGGGAATCTACCAGCTGACGGAACAGATTGAGCAGGCCGCCAGCCGCGTGAACATTGACAAGGCCACAGGTGTGCTGTTCAATATGGATAAGGACGATGGTCCGGAATTGAACACTTGGGAACACAATAATTTCTGGAGTAGCGTTTACAAGTTGCCCCTGGCCGTGAAGTACCCTAAGGATGTTACGGCTACCGCTTTGGAATCCATCCAGGCGGATTTCTCCAAGGTGGAGCAGGCCGTTGCAGATGGCGATTTCGCAACGTTCTCTGCCCTGATGGATGTTGCTACTTTCATGGACTACTTGATTATTCAGGAAGTGACCCGCAATGTGGAATTGGAGGCTCCCCGCAGTACTTACCTCTATAAGGAAAGCGCCGAGGGAAAATATGCCTTCGGTCCTATTTGGGATTACGATGGAGGCTTTGGCTACAGCTGGAATGAGGAAACCTTTGAATACTTCGGCGAGAATTCCTGGATCTTAAGTAGCGGCAATCCTAGCAAGAGCCCTTTCAACTGCGTTGCCGAAAACATGGGCATGTGGGGTGGGTGCAACACTGCAAATAATGGGGCAGGAGGCCGCGGCGGTATGGGGGGATTCGGCGGTTTTGCTCCGGGCGGTTCTGCTGCCGCATGGGATGGTTACGGCGAAAGCGGTTTCTTTACCAATATGTTCCGTAACGAAGAATTCCTTGCTGCCTATAAGGCCCGCTGGAACGAACTGAAGGATGTTCTCTATGATTACGCCACCGCTAATCTGGATAGCTATTTGGCGCTGTGTAAAAATGCTCTGGAAAACGATGCCGCCCGCTGGCAACCCAAGCGCAGCTACGTCGTGGATGTCGTAGCCCTCAAAAGCTGGCTGCAAAAAAGAATTGCGGATTATACGAGTGTAGTCGCCACGTATTAA